One segment of Purpureocillium takamizusanense chromosome 7, complete sequence DNA contains the following:
- the CIR1 gene encoding Putative electron transfer flavoprotein subunit (EggNog:ENOG503NVB4~COG:C~BUSCO:EOG09263WWI) — MSALRILVPVKRVIDYAVKPRVNKAQTAVETAGVKHSMNPFDELSVEESVRIREKKRAPGGVDDICAISAGPAKAQDILRTAMAMGADRGIHVEVKEGDDLEPLTVAKMLKAAAEQQKSNLIILGKQSIDDDSAQTGQMLAGLLGWSQATQASKVEFGEGDSVTVTKEVDGGVETVRAKLPLVVTTDLRLNEPRYASLPNIMKAKKKKLDKVTLKDFGLENEKRLKVLKVTEPPARQGGGKVEDVDGLVSKLKELGAL, encoded by the exons ATGTCTGCTCTACGGATCCTGGTACCCGTCAAGAGGGTCATTGACTACGCG GTCAAGCCGCGAGTCAACAAGGCCCAGACGGCGGTTGAGACGGCCGGCGTCAAGCACTCCATGAACCCGTTTGACGAGCTCTCCGTAGAGGAGTCGGTGCGCATCCGCGAAAAGAAGCGCGCTccaggcggcgtcgacgacatctgcgccatctccgccgggcccgccAAGGCACAGGACATTCTGcgcacggccatggccatgggcgCGGACCGGGGGATTCATGTTGAAGTCAAAGAGGGGGACGATCTGGAGCCGCTGACGGTGGCCAAGATgctcaaggcggcggcggagcagcagaagaGCAACCTTATCATCCTGGGCAAGCAgagcatcgacgacgactcggcgCAGACGGGCCAGATGCTGGCGGGCCTCCTGGGCTGGTCGCAGGCGACACAGGCGAGCAAGGTCGAAttcggcgagggcgataGCGTAACCGTGACCAAGGAGGTGGACGGTGGCGTCGAGACGGTGCGCGCCAAGCTGCCGCTCGTGGTGACGACGGATCTGCGCCTCAATGAGCCGCGCTACGCAAGCTTGCCCAACATCATgaaggcgaagaagaagaagctggaCAAGGTCACACTCAAGGACTTTGGGCTCGAGAACGAGAAGCGCCTCAAGGTGCTCAAGGTCACGG AaccgccggcgaggcaggGCGGTGGCAAGGTCGAAGACGTGGATGGTCTGGTcagcaagctcaaggagctggGCGCTCTGTAG
- the GCS1 gene encoding Zn finger-containing GTPase- Activating Protein for ARF, variant 2 (COG:T~COG:U~COG:Z~EggNog:ENOG503NTWJ) — protein sequence MDAFKASEIERMRLGGNERWRTFFEEHEDTQMRGITWDDATIAERYGGEVGEEYKERLSCKVEGREYVPGEKKPAVAPTPAPAAATSSAQRSASRASTPLGGTTTRDESPAPNGGGKVKVDDRYFAKLGADNASRPDHLPPSQGGKYGGFGNMPAATPSNQGPLPNFEDVQRDPMGALTKGFGWFTSTVSKTAKTVNDGYIQPTAKSFAEGDFAKQAQLTAAALAKQAQAAGKNAHDGFNRFVEGNDQPRRDAPLDASRKDFWDDFSSLAEQKKANSSIGTSAMGMGKGRGGAAAPPATKKNDDWDDW from the exons ATGGACGCCTTCAAGGCGAGCGAGATTGAGCGTATGCGCCTGGGTGGCAACGAACGATGGAGGACTTTCTTCGAGGAGCACGAGGACACACAAATGAGAGGCATCACGTGGGACGATGCCACCATCGCGGAGCGATACGGtggcgaggtgggcgaggaATACAAGGAGAGGCTATCATGCAAGGTTGAGGGCCGTGAGTACGTCCCAGGTGAGAAGAAGCCCGCGGTGGCGCCAACACCagcccccgccgcggccactTCTTCGGCACAACGGTCTGCCTCCCGGGCGAGCACACCACTCGGCGGAACGACAACGCGAGACGAGAGTCCTGCtcccaacggcggcggcaaggtcaaggtcgACGACAGGTACTTTGCCAAGCTAGGCGCCGACAATGCGTCCCGGCCTGATCACCTCCCCCCAAGCCAAGGAGGCAAGTACGGCGGCTTTGGCAATATGCCGgctgcgacgccgtccaACCAAGGTCCGCTGCCAAACTTTGAGGATGTGCAGAGGGATCCCATGGGAGCGCTCACCAAAGGCTTCGGCTGGTTCACGTCGACCGTTTCGAAAACGGCCAAGACGGTCAACGATGGCTACATTCAGCCTACCGCCAAGAGC TTTGCAGAGGGCGATTTTGCTAAACAGGCGCAGTTGACCGCTGCTGCGTTGGCAAAACAGGCGCAAGCGGCGGGCAAGAACGCCCACGACGGCTTCAACCGTTTCGTCGAAGGCAACGATCAGCCGCGCCGGGATGCGCCCCTGGATGCGAGCCGCAAGGACTTCTGGGACGACTTTTCTTCCCTGGCAGAGCAGAAGAAGGCTAACAGCTCCATTGGGACCAgcgccatgggcatgggtaagggccggggcggcgccgcagcgccgccagcgacaaAGAAGAATGACGATTGGGATGATTGGTGA
- the GCS1 gene encoding Zn finger-containing GTPase- Activating Protein for ARF (COG:T~COG:U~COG:Z~EggNog:ENOG503NTWJ) translates to MATKAMWEVDPETRSKLAALQKESKNSVCCDCNAPSPQWASPKFGVFICLSCAGVHRGLGVHISFVRSISMDAFKASEIERMRLGGNERWRTFFEEHEDTQMRGITWDDATIAERYGGEVGEEYKERLSCKVEGREYVPGEKKPAVAPTPAPAAATSSAQRSASRASTPLGGTTTRDESPAPNGGGKVKVDDRYFAKLGADNASRPDHLPPSQGGKYGGFGNMPAATPSNQGPLPNFEDVQRDPMGALTKGFGWFTSTVSKTAKTVNDGYIQPTAKSFAEGDFAKQAQLTAAALAKQAQAAGKNAHDGFNRFVEGNDQPRRDAPLDASRKDFWDDFSSLAEQKKANSSIGTSAMGMGKGRGGAAAPPATKKNDDWDDW, encoded by the exons ATGGCGACCAAGGCCATGTGGGAGGTCGACCCGGAGACGCGCTCCAAG CTCGCTGCTCTCCAGAAGGAATCTAAGAACAGTGTCTGTTGCGATTGCaatgcgccgtcgccgcaatGGGCGTCACCCAAGTTCGGCGTCTTCATCTGCCTTTcctgcgccggcgtccaTCGCGGGCTGGGCGTCCACATCTCCTTTGTGCGGAGTATCTCAATGGACGCCTTCAAGGCGAGCGAGATTGAGCGTATGCGCCTGGGTGGCAACGAACGATGGAGGACTTTCTTCGAGGAGCACGAGGACACACAAATGAGAGGCATCACGTGGGACGATGCCACCATCGCGGAGCGATACGGtggcgaggtgggcgaggaATACAAGGAGAGGCTATCATGCAAGGTTGAGGGCCGTGAGTACGTCCCAGGTGAGAAGAAGCCCGCGGTGGCGCCAACACCagcccccgccgcggccactTCTTCGGCACAACGGTCTGCCTCCCGGGCGAGCACACCACTCGGCGGAACGACAACGCGAGACGAGAGTCCTGCtcccaacggcggcggcaaggtcaaggtcgACGACAGGTACTTTGCCAAGCTAGGCGCCGACAATGCGTCCCGGCCTGATCACCTCCCCCCAAGCCAAGGAGGCAAGTACGGCGGCTTTGGCAATATGCCGgctgcgacgccgtccaACCAAGGTCCGCTGCCAAACTTTGAGGATGTGCAGAGGGATCCCATGGGAGCGCTCACCAAAGGCTTCGGCTGGTTCACGTCGACCGTTTCGAAAACGGCCAAGACGGTCAACGATGGCTACATTCAGCCTACCGCCAAGAGC TTTGCAGAGGGCGATTTTGCTAAACAGGCGCAGTTGACCGCTGCTGCGTTGGCAAAACAGGCGCAAGCGGCGGGCAAGAACGCCCACGACGGCTTCAACCGTTTCGTCGAAGGCAACGATCAGCCGCGCCGGGATGCGCCCCTGGATGCGAGCCGCAAGGACTTCTGGGACGACTTTTCTTCCCTGGCAGAGCAGAAGAAGGCTAACAGCTCCATTGGGACCAgcgccatgggcatgggtaagggccggggcggcgccgcagcgccgccagcgacaaAGAAGAATGACGATTGGGATGATTGGTGA
- the GCS1 gene encoding Zn finger-containing GTPase- Activating Protein for ARF, variant 3 (COG:T~COG:U~COG:Z~EggNog:ENOG503NTWJ) translates to MATKAMWEVDPETRSKLAALQKESKNSVCCDCNAPSPQWASPKFGVFICLSCAGVHRGLGVHISFVRSISMDAFKASEIERMRLGGNERWRTFFEEHEDTQMRGITWDDATIAERYGGEVGEEYKERLSCKVEGREYVPGEKKPAVAPTPAPAAATSSAQRSASRASTPLGGTTTRDESPAPNGGGKVKVDDRYFAKLGADNASRPDHLPPSQGGKYGGFGNMPAATPSNQGPLPNFEDVQRDPMGALTKGFGWFTSTVSKTAKTVNDGYIQPTAKSVSSMHLV, encoded by the exons ATGGCGACCAAGGCCATGTGGGAGGTCGACCCGGAGACGCGCTCCAAG CTCGCTGCTCTCCAGAAGGAATCTAAGAACAGTGTCTGTTGCGATTGCaatgcgccgtcgccgcaatGGGCGTCACCCAAGTTCGGCGTCTTCATCTGCCTTTcctgcgccggcgtccaTCGCGGGCTGGGCGTCCACATCTCCTTTGTGCGGAGTATCTCAATGGACGCCTTCAAGGCGAGCGAGATTGAGCGTATGCGCCTGGGTGGCAACGAACGATGGAGGACTTTCTTCGAGGAGCACGAGGACACACAAATGAGAGGCATCACGTGGGACGATGCCACCATCGCGGAGCGATACGGtggcgaggtgggcgaggaATACAAGGAGAGGCTATCATGCAAGGTTGAGGGCCGTGAGTACGTCCCAGGTGAGAAGAAGCCCGCGGTGGCGCCAACACCagcccccgccgcggccactTCTTCGGCACAACGGTCTGCCTCCCGGGCGAGCACACCACTCGGCGGAACGACAACGCGAGACGAGAGTCCTGCtcccaacggcggcggcaaggtcaaggtcgACGACAGGTACTTTGCCAAGCTAGGCGCCGACAATGCGTCCCGGCCTGATCACCTCCCCCCAAGCCAAGGAGGCAAGTACGGCGGCTTTGGCAATATGCCGgctgcgacgccgtccaACCAAGGTCCGCTGCCAAACTTTGAGGATGTGCAGAGGGATCCCATGGGAGCGCTCACCAAAGGCTTCGGCTGGTTCACGTCGACCGTTTCGAAAACGGCCAAGACGGTCAACGATGGCTACATTCAGCCTACCGCCAAGAGCGTGAGTTCGATGCACCTTGTGTGA
- a CDS encoding uncharacterized protein (EggNog:ENOG503NZQ5~COG:A) encodes MSATNVEKASEAAVNDVANTLSNTSISQPADDKAAANEAASASAAEGRRLYIGNLAYATTEGELKDFFKSYLVESVSIPKNPRTERPVGYAFVDLSTPSEAERAIAELSGKEILERKVSVQLARKPEAAGDKADGANGEGSGAEGSRRRASGRGRGRGRGRGGRTGRGGRVGDAGEEKKEGDVSGTAATDVAAAPADAEGTTENSKSQTRPQRERRERGPPADGIPSKTKVMVANLPYDLTEEKLIELFKAYEPSSAKIALRPIPRFMIKKLQARGEARKGRGFGFVTLASEELQQKAVNEMNGKDIEGREIAVKVAIDSPDKTDEEANAPQGEETKEGAEAAAEAPATTATA; translated from the exons ATGTCTGCTACCAACGTGGAGAAGgcctccgaggccgccgtcaacgacgtTGCCAACACTCTGAGCAATACCTCAATCTCCCAGCCTGCCGAtgacaaggccgccgccaacgaggctgcgtcggccagcgctgccgaaggccgccgcctgtaCATTGGCAATCTGGCCTACGCGACAACCGAGGGGGAGCTGAAGGACTTCTTCAAGAGCTATCTTGT AGAGTCTGTCTCCATCCCGAAGAACCCCCGCACCGAGCGCCCCGTGGGCTATGCCTTCGTCGACCTCTCCACCCCCTCCGAGGCTGAACGTGCGATCGCCGAGCTCTCCGGCAAAGAGATTTTGGAGCGCAAGGTCTCCGTGCAGCTGGCTCGCAAGCCTGAGGCTGCTGGTGACAAGGCCGACGGTGCCAACGGCGAGGGttccggcgccgagggctctcgccgtcgcgcctccggacgtggacgcggccgtggacgcggccgtggcggccgcaccggtcgtggtggccgtgTTGGT GACGCCGgtgaggagaagaaggagggtgACGTTTCTGGAACTGCCGCAACTgacgtggcggccgcccctGCCGATGCTGAGGGCACCACTGAG aaTTCCAAGTCTCAGACCCGGCCTCAGCgtgagcgccgcgagcgcggcccCCCTGCGGACGGCATTCCTTCCAAGACCAAGGTCATGGTCGCCAACTTGCCCTACGACCTGACCGAGGAGAAG CTCATTGAGCTGTTCAAGGCATACGAGCCTTCTTCGGCCAAGATCGCCCTGCGACCTATCCCCCGATTTATGATCAAGAAGCTCCAGGCTCGCGGTGAGGCTCGTAAGGGCCGTGGTTTCGGCTTTGTCACCCTGGCATCCGAAGAGCTGCAGCAGAAGGCTGTCAACGAGATGAATGGCAAGGATATCGAGGGCCGCGAAATTGCCGTCAAGGTGGCCATCGACAGCCCGGACAAGACGGACGAGGAAGCCAACGCTCCCCAGGGTGAAGAGACCaaggagggcgccgaggctgccgccgaggcccctGCCACGACTGCCACTGCCTAG